In Equus przewalskii isolate Varuska unplaced genomic scaffold, EquPr2 contig_13297, whole genome shotgun sequence, the genomic window CAGTGGGATGTAATAATAACAATCCTTTTGAATCAGCGACTTGATTAAGCTAGCTCAGCTGATACCAACTGGGTCACTTTAGTGTCAAGACTGAGCTAATCAGATGAACTTCAATCTACAGACCTGTTTGTAGGCCATCCTTGTTGGACCATTTGGCTAATGGTCTATGTTGAATGCTGAGTCACAATAATGTATGCCCAAACACAAAAGCGTAATTCAAACTCCTGTTAGGGTATCACCTGCTGTTATTTTATGAATCAAAGCAAAACACATGGATAAGCCCAAAGTCAAAGTGTGAGAAAGTTATCTACCTCTTATAGAACAGTAAAATTGCAAGTCAGTGGTTAGGGGTGTAGGGAGAAATGTAAAGTTTGGTTCAAACACTACCAAAGATTGATTAAAACATTTACCTCAAGAAACACATTATTTCTTGATAATGCCAGATAACTCTATGGCAGATAACAGATAACTCATGACTGAGACACTTTTTACCAAAGTTTTCTAATAATTGATGGGTCATTGGGTTACTTTAAGCGAAAAGACTGGTCGAGATTAAATATAAGAGCTTGCCTTTTCTACTTGTGTCTTAGTAATCATGATTAAGGTTTACAAGCAAAGAATAGAGCGATATCCACATGTTGTTGTTCTAATTTAACCCATTAAATGTTACTTGTTTCTGTCATGATTAAGAGATTTATTTCCATATGGAAGTTGAATTTCTTTACCAGAATGCTTTACATCAAATCATGTCTTGTGTGACTACTCTTTAGGGATATACAACAAAATTCTCAATACTCATAGTGTATCACAGTAGTAACAAAggatttactttaatttttaaatgtttgtcaaCAAGGGGATATAAGTAACTGTTCCTATCAGATACTATaaaaacctgtgtgtgtgtgtgtgtagtttaataaacatctttaagaagagaaaaaagatttagaaAGTTTGAGCATGCATCATGGAACATTTGATATATTCATTAAGGACTCTAAGCTAAAAACTAGAATATCTTATTCTTAAATATTGATTTTGAAGTtatgtaacttttaatttttgcacTCTAGTTTTCTGTCTCttagtagaaaataaaacaaaagcaaaaaagagtgAATAGTTGCAAAATCCTTTTAGAACAGGATGTTGTTTTACTTTGGTAAATACTCTTGAATGAGCAGTTAATTTACACAAATGTAAGGCAAAAATGTATGTTAGATAATATCTTAGTTCACTAATGGTTGTGTTAAGTGATGCTTacaggttaatttttttctgccaaTGAATTCATATGctgctcttcttttaaaattttggatgTAGTAGTGGTATAAATGTGGTATAAATGTGACTGTTTTTCCTTGAAGGCCTATGCCAAGACAGATCAATATTTAACAGTACTTTCTTTATTTCCTGATTTGTGTCCTAGAGGAGTACATGTAGGAATCACATAGCTGGATTTAAAATATCAGCACGTTAACCCCTATGGCTGAACTGAAGAATACAGTGGATCTACAGCCTAGATAGGGATAAATACcttacccccccccccaactcccagCTAAAGGAATGCATATTTAGGATATAACAAACAATAAGCCCAAATTATTGAAAGTAAAAATTTGTACAGCGTCATGTTAAATGTGTTTCTATAAAAAAACATGTGCCAACACTTAAGCAAAATAGACTAAAAAGCACATCATATCAACTATAATTACGTTGGAGTCATTGGATAGATGTGACTataattttttcatgattttaagaATTATAGCCTTTATACAGAGGTAAATTATTTTTGAGACATAAAGATCCACATGTTAATGGTTTAGAAGAAATTATATTCTAAATTGCAGAAGAGGAAGTTTCctctaattattttgtttttagctcataaaaataaatgttgtcaGGATGCTCCAAGGCCTGTGTCCCCAAAGTCAGTTAGTTAGACATAAAACAAACAACGTGATCATGGAGTATAGTTTCCAGACCTGTTTATAGCTCATGGACATATTATACAAATCCAGGCTAATGAGTTTTAATTTGATTCATTCAGTATAAAATCTGTTTATTCCTCAAGGACATGTCTATGTTTCCTCCAAAATTTCTTGACAGTTGCAAAAATGGCATTTCTTGGTATCTTTATTAAGTTATATTTAGCAAGAATCATCAACTTTCTGACTAAGGcattggaaaaaattaaacaaaaatttcaattttgaGACAGAATATGTATGGATTTTTAAACACTAACAAGGAAGtcttgaataaaaaaatatatcaagatCTGGCTTTTGGTGAGTTGATTCTACCTAGGATCATCTTTTCAATCTGAAGTGAAGGACATTGACACACATATATCCGTAAGAATAGCAAAATATGCCAGGCATTGCATAAATATTGTGAAGATATGAGtggaaagaaaatagagtaaGAGAAAAGACATTTAGATTAACCAgcgatgttttcttttttttttttttttaaagattttattttttcctttttctccccaaagccccccggtacatagttgtatattcttcgttgtgggtccttttggttgtggcatgtgggacgctgcctcagcgcggtttgatgagcagtgccatgtccgcgcccaggattcgaaccaacgaaacactgggccgcctgcagcggagcgcgcgaacttaaccactcggccacggggccagcccctcagcgaTGTTTTCTTGGAAGAGTTATGTAGTAACATGTGTAGTGATGACACAGTGTAAAAGAACCAGGGTAGATGTGCCATTTCAGAGGTGTAAAcatattatattagaaaatataaatgaattgtttttgtacaataaaaatttaaaatactgttgTGAATGAAGTTGTATTGTAGTGAAAAAAAGATGTGGTTATATAGCTCATGGACATATTATACAAATCCAGGCTAATGAGTTTTAATTTGATTCATTCAGTATAAAATGCCTTCCCAAACCCCGACAGTATTGCATTCCAGGCTAAGTAAGAGTAAACAAAATTTAAGCATAATTGTGGTTATAAGGATCAATCCCAAACTCTACACACCCCTGTACTTTTTTCTCAGCCATTTatcctttttgggtttttgttattCCAGCGTATTTACACCCACACTGCCAGAAATCTTAGTTGTGGAAGACACAGCTGTCTCCTTCAAAGGATGCATGGTACAATTTTTCTTTGGCTGTGCATTTGTGATTACAGAAATGTTCATGTTAGCAGTGATGGCCTGTGACTGGTTTGTGGCTCTTACTAATCCTCTTTTCTACACGGTCGCTATGTCTCATAAACTCTGTACCCTCCTAGCAGCTGGAACCTACGTATGATTTGAATATATTCCCTGACAATCACATACTCTGTTTTGGAACTATCCTTTTGTGGTTCTAATACCATAAATCACTTTGGCTGTGAGTATTCTGCCGTTATCTCTTTATCCTGTTCTGACAGCTATTTCAGTCAGTTGATATGTTTAGTCATTTCTGTATTCAGTGAGGCTTGTAGCCCCTGATTATCCTCTCCTCCTATCTTGTCATGATTGTCACAATCATCCAGATGCCTTCTACTAATGGACTCCAAAAATCCTTCTCCACCTGTGCTCCCCACCTGACTGCCATCACCATTTTCCATGGGATCATCCTTCTTGTCTACTGCGTGCCCACCTCCAGGAGCTCATGGCTCCTGATCAAAGTGGCCGCTGTATTTTTTACAGTTGTGATCTCCCTGCTGAACCCCATTATCTACAGCCTTCGGAACAAAGATGTGAAAGAGGCTGTCAGGGGTTTAATCAACTCCAAACTACTTTCTCAACcaatataattcaaataaatatatgtattttgtagTACTTACATCCaataatttttcacatatattgttGATGCTAGTTTACCTTTATTTTAAGTACATATGTGATTAtgttttaaatcaattaaatgcTGCACTTTCCCTGTTTTTTGGTGGTCGGGACACTCTGACTTAATACAGAAATAATTCATTCTGATGCACTTCATCTCACCTGGGTTCaaggaagaaatatatttcaacatCTCCCAGTTAGACATTATGGAAGTCAGAATGACGAAGAAGGGATGTATATTTAGAGACTCATTACTTATGTCATAGTTTCAGTTCTCCTTTATAAAAGTGCTGCAAAGACACAGATGATAACTGTCTTTACTGGATCCGCACTCAGGTTCTCACAACCAATTCTTTTGACTCAGAAAGTTCTATAAAACAGaactttttcttccccttaaaACTTCACTTCATTCGAAGTAAAATGAGGATCTGTGAGTTTGCATTGTGAGAAATATTATCTGAGTTTGAGTGAGCAGATGCTGAAAATATTAACCACTCTCTATATGTATCACTCATCTTTTGAACATCAATGTGATATTTTATAGTTCAATAAAAGTTACTGGAAATAATACTGAATACTAAAGAAAAGTTCAATTTATTTCTAACAAAACTTATATCCATTACTTATTGATAAAAAGACTGAGAGTAATAAAGTATACTTTTGAATCATCCAGTCTCAATGATAAACTTTTGCCCCCTATCAATTTTCTTTATATCAGTAAATGCCATCCATATCTACTCAGTTGCTTAAATAAGCAAAGGAGAaggcattatttattttgatttattattctGCAGCCTCTCTCAAATATGTCAGTCAGTTATGTTATTTCTGGCTCTAAAATGAAACACCGTCTTCATGTCTCTGCTTCCTGTGTCCCCATTGTCATTGTGGGTTTTTAGCAGTTAGTATCAaattaatatatttctcatatttttttaaccttatatAAGGCATGAATCTCAGATCATCCatagtgatattttaaaactatagaaTCAATGTATTTTACTCCCCAAGCTAGTATTGTGCAatagtttttattacatttatgatTATACTCTAACTCTTTGCAAAATCTAGCATCTGCTTAATTCTCTGActtgttcattttaaatttaaaacataccaaaacatattttttaaacaaacatccATGTAACTCTCAAGTAGATCAATACATAGGACAATCACTGGCCCTTTCCTCCTACTCTCAGCAAGAGTCAAAAGGatgatttttatcaaaatgatgCAATTACTTGTCTATATAGATTCAATATCTAACTATGCctctcaaaaaatataaattcgTATTCCTTTTTTGCAACTTTATTTAAAGGAATTCATGCATTATTTATCTCAAATATCTGACTTATATAGATGAATATTACATTTTACAAAGTATTcatgttacatatatttataccttattccatttgtttctattacatattttatattataaatatttcagaatttttctttattccagtCTACtatgatggacatttgggaaaTTTCAATTTGGGGGCATGTGTACCATTACACTGCACATAAGTATTTATTCGATTGAGATTTATACCCAGAAGTATTATGCATTTATTTGgttcttaatttttcaaagtgatttttatCAATTTAGACTCCTAAAAGCAATGTTTGAAAGCTCTAAAGTTATAATTCACCTCTTTGCCAGTGTTCAGTATTATTAGATGTTATGGTTTTTACCCATTTATTtgatttagaatatttcatttgtagttttaatttggaTATTTATGATTATTGAAGTTAGGCACATTTCAAtatgttcatgtattttttttttttttttttgaggagtactagtcttgagctaacatctgccaatcctcctcttttcgctgaggaagactggccctgagctaacatccgtgcccatcttcctctactttatatgtgggacgcctactacagcatggcgtgccaagcagtgccatgtctgtacccgggattcaaactggcaaacccggggcGCTGAAGCatgaatgtgcacacttaactgctgcgccactgggtcagcccttttctttttctttttaaagtggaTTCTTAGGGCATTTACCAATCTTCATTTAAGTTATTATGTGATAGTtctaatttattcaaaaatttattttatattatgaataTAATCTCCTTGGCCGTTACGTATCTTGAAAGCTTTTTTGCATTTTGGCTTTACTTTTCACTCAATGTCCTCAAATAAAGAGCAAGCTTGAATTTTAACTTAGTCAactgtattacttttgtaatgtttttgtaATTGTTGAAGATATTTATCTACCCTTGAGGTCAAGAAGACATTTGTCTATATAATATTCAAGAATGTTTGTTCTTCTTCATATTTTGCTGTATGAGTCACCTAAAATTCGTTTTTTGTGGATGATATGAGGTTTGGGTCTTTGACAGATTGTTTACTTTTTCAGCattattcattctctctttatctttgtcaTGCTTCTCTGTAGGCAGAAGGAGAACAATTCCCATGTGGCTTGCTTGGGACAATGCAAAGTGAACGAGTGTGTCATAAGTTATCTCATAGAAAAAGCTTGACATGTCCCTACATGGTTTGAATCTTCCTTCCTTGAGCTTATGCATTAAACTTGGAAAACAGCATACCACAAAGCGAGAGTGTTCCTTCAGCCTGGTCCTGGAATGAGAAAACAAGGGACTTGAGTCAAACTTAACCAAACACAGCATCTCAGAGCTGTAATCAATCACCAACATTCATGATACTACTTCATTTCTAACCAGATGAATATATCATTGTCACATGctgtttactgaaaaaaaaatcccttcctgCCTTGTTGCCATTTAATACCAATCTTGTCATAAATGAAGTGTCCATATGTGTGCTTATCAGTATAATTATCAGCTGTTGTCACAATAACTCTTGAAAAACTCATCAAAAATCAATGGCTTAAAAGTAcgattatttattttcaaagatcagGAGGTCATCTGAGGTGGTTCTGCCCTGGACTATGAGGCTAGGAATGTTTTGCTTCACACCACAGTTCCGTGAGTGTGGATTGCTCTGCATGTCTTTTATCATCTTTAGACTATTTGGATATTTGCATTATGGAAATGTCAGAAAAGCAGTAGACCAGGTGAAAATATTCAAGGTTTCTTAAAGCCTAAGCTAAGcactgccaatttttttttctgctaacaGATCATTAAACATGTCACAGGACTGGATTCATAATCCAAAGGTGAAGAAATACACCCCATCAATAACAAAGTATGTAGAATTTACGGATGCAAGGAGATGGTGAATAATTGAACCCAATTATTCAATCTACTTCAGGCAGCTTCTTATCTCTCTATTGTATTCTATTGAAGCATTTTCCATTACTACATATTCTTAACTATTATAGTTTGAAATAAATCTTGATATCCATTAGAGAAATTGTTTCATCTTTTACTTCTTCATGAGTGGATATTGATCGTCCTTGGCCCTTTACGTTTTCATACAAACTTCaggatttattttgttcatttactaCATACTTTTGAAGCCTGAGCCCCTCATGGgctgtaaaaattatttttattctttagatcCACACTTTAAAGCATTCTTACCTGTAGCTATGCCTTCTCTGCTACATTAGTCTATATTCCATCCACTTTATACATTTCCGAAATTATGGGAAAATCATATCAGTTGGTGTTTATTTTACCATTGTCTTTATTAGAGTGACTTTGTTATTTGATTTATTCCTTCATTATGATTACTCTTTTTGATCGAGTTTATGATGGAGGGGAGAGGTAACAAAGATATatagattttaatatattgaataaaAAGTCCGCTCTTTCTTTACCACTTCATAGATGGATGGAGGATAGATAAATATACGTATAAATCTATTTATtgataaaaacatgtaaaatttaaaaatggataaaataaaaaccaaaatattaacattattatctttgttgttggcttatcaattattttttatttttcactgtaatATCTTCTCAGTATTGAAAAGGTAAcatatagaatgggagaaaacatttgcaaactatGTATCTGGTAAAAGATTAATATCCAATACATATGTAAGAAACTTATGCAACACAGTAGCAAAAAAAACCTAATAAGCCAATTAAAAAGTGGACTAAGGACTTCGTTTAGATATTTCTTCGGAGAAGATGTGCTAATGGCtaataggtatatgaaaaaattGTGCGATGCCACACCAATCCTCAGGGGattgcaaatcaaaatcacaacgaGATATCATTGCACAAGTGTCAGGATGGCTgctatcaaaaaacaaaagaccagTGTTGTCTAGGATATGGAAAATTCAGAACCTTTGTGCATTGTCGCTGGGAATGCTAAATGGTGcggctgctatggaaaacagcacgGAGGttcttcacaaaattaaaaattgaaccaGTATATGATCCACTAATCCTGCTTTAGAATATTtatgcaaaagaattgaaatcaagatttCAAAAAGGTATTAGCATTCCAATGTTCCTTGCagaactattcacaatagtcaagatgtggaaacaacctgagtgtccatggatatataaatggataaagaaaatgtggtatacacatacaatagaataaagtttagctttaaaaaagaaggaaattctacaaCATGTGACCACATTGATGAACCTTAACGAccttatcctaagtgaaataggccagtcacagaaagacaaacttcatgactccacttacatgaggtatctaaaataatcaaatacacACAATCAAAGAGTGAAATGATAGTGGCCAGGGGCTcgcagagggagaaatggagaattaCAAATCAATGGGCATAAaatttcagttaagcaagatgaataagttctagagatctgctgtaaaAAATTGTGTCTGTAGTCAACAATACtgcattgtacacttaaaaatctctTAAGAGGCTAGGACTCATGTTAGTGTTCTTGccacaataaagtaaaattttaaaaagaaacattagtACATTATGATCACTAAAATCCAAACTTTATTTGTATTCCATGAGTTTTTTCCACTGCCCTTATTCTTTCCTGGGACCCTATCCAGGCTACCACATTGTATTTAGTTGTCCtgtctccccagcctcctccagtaTTTGACAATTTTTCACTCTTCTCTTGACTTTGACAGTCCTAAGGTGTGCTGGCTAGTAAGCCTGTAGAATACTTCCAAATATGGGTTTACCTGATGATTTTCTCACATTAAACTGAGATTATGGATTGTGTGGGAAGAATATCACACAGGTCAGATCTTTCTCATCACATCGTACCACAGGAGGTAAATGATATCCACATTGTATCATTGGTGATGGTCATATTCGTCCTTTGCTTAAGGTAGCATTGGCCAAGCTTCTCCACTCTAAACTTCAATGTGGAATTTGAAAGGTAGTTGAGTTAATAACAGCTAATTCTGGATTGTCCctttttttctcagttaaaactcaaaccatttacattttctttaatcaatttgtattatttcaataatttaataTCTACAAGCAATTAATGGAATAGATGTGAAGACGTAATTATCCCTAATGATTTAGAAGAAAATGCATCTACCATAATGACACAAGAGACAGTGTTTCTACTAACTGTATGATTCATGGCCCACCGAGGATTACTTCAGTTATAATTTTCTATAGTTTATAACTCCACTGTCATAGAGACATACATAAGTGGCAGAGTTTGTACTATGATTTCAGCTTTTTCTGTGTATTCTCTGAGATTTCCTATGTCTTGAAAGTACAATGCCATTTTACTGGCATACTCATTAAAATATACTGCCACTTTTGTTACGAACTTCAAGCCTGTTGCTATCTTACAGAATGTTTGATTACTGAGAAGAAAAATGCCTGAGGTTCATTAATGATCAAAAGATATCAAGATCTCTGGTTTCAGGtcaattcatttctcttttggtATCTTTCCCTTTAGGTGGAAAATATGGAGCTACAGCTCATGTAGATTATTCCAAAAATTATAAATGACTCTTCTTATGCTCAGAtacttattttttggtgaggaagattggccctgagctaacatctgttgccaatcttcttctttttgcttgaggaagtttgtcactgacctaacatgtgtgccaatcttcctctatttagtatgtgagatgctgccgcAGCCTTGCTTAATAAGTGACATTTAGgtctccacccaggatccaaatccacaaaccttgggctgctgaagcagagtgcacaaacttaaccactatgccactgggctggccccatggtcagAGACATTTTAATTGTCACTAACAGGGCAATGAAGTGTTTCTGATAATTAAATTTTGTATCACAGAAACTGGCAGCAGTGAGCAATAGTGAAGTCACAgaaaatttatgggatatagGTTGATTTTTGAAATGTTATAGGCCTAGTTTCAATTTGAGTACAAACCTAATCCTAATCTATTGATTTTCaccaaaattatttgaaattgctAGAGTTCGAGGACCAAGTCTTTTCCTGagtatctttttgttattgaccTAGGAAGTTTGCCAATAAGCCAGAGCAGGAATAGTAATCTCTTTAATATGCAAGGATTTTCCTAATACATTCAAATGTTGAAGGAGACTTACTTATTAAAATAGACTGAACAATAATGGATATTTACAGTGTATCCGACAAGTCCCATTTGCTACTGGAAAAAAGATGCTGATGATAGATGCTTTATATCCGGGGTTGCTTGTAGCACATGTAAAAGTAGGTGATCATGGAGCTAAGTCTGGAGGCTGACACTTGCTCCAGACAAAGCTAAGAGGATGGGACAGATCATTCATCTAATTCCACTGCAGCCTCATGTCTATATCTTGGGGCCCTTCATTTTATGGTCTCACTGCTCTCACTTCCTTATCGTCTCCAAGTTTGCCTCCTCATAAGAGAGGGCTTACCTCTCAGAGGGGttaagaaaatgtgttattttcattGGATTGTAGAACATATTTTGTATCGAACTATTGTTGGTGAATATAAGACacttctcaaaaaaaatatatacagtttatatatttaaatatatgcgtataatttttaaaacatatatcaaAATAGATGACCTAAAAGCACATTAATAAAtagttaatgaaaatataattaaataactttaataaaataataaatgttatgcAAAATGTCAATAAAAGAGCCACAAAATTACCCCAGGAGGCAGTGTACCATTAATGGAGGTTTTGATGGAGGCCACATAATCATTTCATGGATGAAATTATCTTCAATTCTCAAGCATCATGTGGAAGGCACAAACAGGAtgcattttaagatttattccAACTCCTAAATTCTATGGGTATTTCATTCTGTATTATGTCTAGAAAATgtcaaacacataaaaataattaatactaaGATTTATGTGGCACCACTTGCAATACCAAGTGATCTCCTTGATCCTTAGTGTGATTCTTAGAACCATAACAAGGTGCTCTGTGCTTCTGTTCTGCCTCTctaagttttgggttttttaataatttctttcacgctctaaatttatatttcaattctATATTAATAATACTAACAAGAGCTGAATTTTAAACAATAGGATTATTACTATACATTTTCTATAACAATGATTCTCGTAATTTAGCATGCATCAAAATCCAAAATCACCTCGAGGGGTGGTTAAATCACAAACTGTGGTCCCCATACTAGAGTTTTTGATTCAGGAAGTTGGTGATGTGGCTAGAGAATTTGCACCCCTAACAAATTGTCAGGTGTTCTTGCTGCTGGTTGGGAACTatactttgagaatcactgttctgtACAAACTTCACAGACAAATAGGAagcctctttcttctgtttcttcctgtaTTCAGCTGTATTTTTAGGAATGACTTTTGATTCTTTACTCAACAGGAATCGTGATGTTATCCAAAGGAAATCAAAGTATCATACCTACTTTTATTCTCCTGGGCTTTTCAGAATATCCAGAACTCCAGATTCCACTCTTCCTGGTTTTCTTGTCTACCTACACAGTCACTGTCGTGGGGAATTTAGGCATGATAATAATCATCAAGATCAATCCAAAACTCCACACGATCATGTACTTTTTTCTTAGTCACTTGTCCTTTGTAGATTTCTGTTATTCTACCATAGTTACACCTAAACTGTTGGAGAACTTGATTGCAGAAGACAGAACCATCCCTTTCTCTGGTTGCATTCTacaattttgttttgcttgcatATTTGCTGTAACAGAAACGTTCATGTTAGCAGCGATGGCCTATGATCGTTTTGTGGCAGTTTGTAACCCCTTACTCTATACCACTATTATGTCCCAGAAGCTTTGTGTGCTTCTGGTGGCTGGGTCTTACTCATGGGGTATAGTGTGTGCCCTGACACTCACATATTTTCTTCTTGCATTATCCTATTGTGAGTCTAGCatcataaataattttatctgtGACTACTCT contains:
- the LOC139081286 gene encoding olfactory receptor 5D13-like, yielding MLSKGNQSIIPTFILLGFSEYPELQIPLFLVFLSTYTVTVVGNLGMIIIIKINPKLHTIMYFFLSHLSFVDFCYSTIVTPKLLENLIAEDRTIPFSGCILQFCFACIFAVTETFMLAAMAYDRFVAVCNPLLYTTIMSQKLCVLLVAGSYSWGIVCALTLTYFLLALSYCESSIINNFICDYSVIVSVSCSDPHISQMLCFIIAIFNEGSSLMIILLSYILIFITVMRMPSASGRQKTFSTCASHLTAITIFHGTIVFLYCIPNPKTSWLVVKVASVFYTVVIPMLNPLIYSLRNKDVKDTFRKLVVTKLLCHSI